TCATTAGCTGGCTCTGCAATTAAGGCTTATCACGTAACGGCCGATGATTTTGACCAGTTATTACGGCAAGCAGTAGATCCGGATGTCGTTGACTTGGTCGTGGGAGAAGAATTTTCTTACGGTAAAATGGTTAATAAAATCTCTATCATGGCTAATTTGTTAGGCACTCGGTACGTTCATCGGCGGGATTCGGATGTTTATCTGCAAGCAGATCGGTCGGTAACGCCATTACTGGCAGAATTAGAAGGTTTTGCCATAGACGATAAAGTTAAATTGGTTGGGAGTAGCTACATTGGTGCCTGGGGGATTGATTACTCAGACGTTGAGGATGATCAGGAAACCTTGCGGAAGTTATTTTCTTTGTCCAAGCCGAATTACACAACGGCGCAATTAGATGATTACATTAACAACAAATATGTAGAGGGTTCTAAAGAGACCTTTACTGGGAAACTGACCTTTTCTGAAAAGAAAGCCAATTACATTGATGCCGGTAATTTTGCCCTCAAGGATATCTTTTTAAACGTGCCGGTTTCGCCCGCCAACGTAACTTCAGGAACTGATTATTTGTACCATAATGCGTTGGGTAAATCAGATTGGAAAATGTTGTATCACAACGATCGGGTGATCCATCGCTACAATAAGGACCGCTATGACCGGATTAATCATATTCTCTATGGTGATTCGAAATTGCTGTCGCGACTGATGACCACGGTTACCAAACGGGCGTTGCAGGATCAAACTTTATCCGATGATTTTGCGGTGATGTCCCAACAATTAGCGGATGCGTATGTAGCCGCATTGAAGTCTGACAACTTAAATGATGATTTAAAAGATACTTTTGCTAAATTTGTTGTCGTTTATGCTGCGATTCCGCATGAAAATTATCAAGCGGTGGCTCAACATGTAGCGCAACATGAGGATGAGTATTTAGCTAAAACGGTCCGCGACGTGCAAAATTTTGTGACACTGTTGCGAAAATGGCCGGATGTGATGGCTGAAACTAAGAAGATTTCGTTGCAAGAATTTGAGATTAATGGTTAAACTTAAAGGCCCACCTATTATGAGGTGAGCCTTTATTTTTGGTATTTATTTACGTAAGTCCTTGGCTTCGCTGTGGTATTCTTATTGGTGGTTGAATTAATGAAACGATTAAATAACAATGCGGATGCAGGTAATTTAGAAATCCCGGATTTCAATCGAAACGGTGCGTTTATTGGAAAAAATGTGATTAGGTTATGAACAGAAAATGGGTGGCAATTTTACCAAAGGTGATTGTTTAAATTGAGCAGTTGAGGACGACCTCTGGTTACAAGCATACGATCAAACTGATGTGTGGCCGGCCATTTATGGAATTACAACGCCGGATTTAGCTAATTTTGATTTTGAAGTTAAGCCCAGCACAAAAATGTTAAAAGTTCAAATTAACAAACAAACTGAGGCGAAGATAAAGCAATTAAAAACGGAACTGTCACAAATTCTGCATGTCAATCACGTTACGATTGGCGATTGTATTCGGGAATTGTTGAAGGCAGCTTACCTTAAAAATAACGATGAATATGGTCAGACTATTGCTAAACGTGGTTTCCCAGTCCCTACTGAGAAAAGTGGGAAGGAAAATAAAATTAAAGATTATAATGAACAGCAAAGGGACGAAATGCTGGCGATCATTAATTCAACGCAGCAACAAGTTAACGCTCTGTTAGATAACTTAAAGGAGCAAATTAAGCTTAACGGATAGCGTAAATAAGCATACAAAAAGGGCTCTCTTCCCGGTGAAGAGGGCCCTTTGCTGTTTTCAAAATTAATATTTTAGATTATAAGTACCATCAGGCATAACGTCATAAATGCCAACCGTTCCACTACCACCTTGAGCTCGAATTGATTTAGAGGTCACTTCAATTTCATAGACTCCATTATCGGTGGATAATACACCGTATGAATAATCAGAACTATTACCAAATTCGTTTTTTAGAATGTTAATGGCTGCCTCAGAAGTGTTAACTACGTCGGTAGTACCGGCTGCCTGATTCTTTACTGATTGAGACTCTTGCGGTTGGTTTTGACTAGCCTCGGAACCATTAGTAGCGCTGTTATCCGTGTTATTTGCGTTGGCACTGTTTGCCACTGCTTGACCGTCAGCAGTACTACTCTGATTATTTTGGTTAGAATTATCATTTTGGGTTTGACCGTGTTGAGTGTCAGGGTTAGCACTGTCACTCTGAGCTTCTTGGCTAGACTTCGCCTTTTGCTCTTTTTCCTTTGTATCAGTTTTTTTCTTGCTTTGTTTGTGTTCGGTTTTAGCTTGTGAATTTTCCGATTTTTTCTGGTCATTACCACAAGCTGCCAAGCTAAGGAGCAGGGTGAGGGCAACTGGAATTACCAGTAAGCTTTTTTTCTTCATATTTTCTCCCTTAGAATCAGTTATAAATTAATTTTAGCATAGTTAAACCTTGAAAAAGGAGCTGAGGTGGGAGCAATTAGATTGATGTTATCCATGAAGTACCCAGTCGATAAAATTAGGATCATCATTTTTTTCATCAACTAAAATTGCTTTCTGATCTTTAGTTGTCCGATTTTTCTTGAGTTGAATTTTGTCTAAAACCTTGTTCCATTGATCAGTTGGAATAATTGATTTACCGTTCTTAGATTTGTTATCTACGTGATTTTTCATAGTATTTGTTCCTTCCTTAATAGTGAGTCTTAGTGCCCACGGTCCGTTAAATAAATCTTGATCATCGCAATTGAAATCCAACTAATCAAGAGCAGTGGCAGGACCAGTAAGTTGAGTTCGTTGATATCTAGATTTTCAGCCGAAATGCCGGCTTTGGCGAAAATCTTCAAGTTAGCACTCGACCCCGTTAAAAATTGGTAGAGGGTCAGGGCAATTGTGGTCCACTGGATGTAGTATTCGACCTGCATGACTAACATGCTGTTTGAATTCTTGAATAATTTTAAAAATCTAATGAAATAAAAATTGATGATGCCGCCGATGAACGTGGCTGCGAGACAAAAGGTCAGAATCCGAATGTCGTAGTGAAGCAGTTTTACCATGAGGAAATAGACCCCGCTGACAGAAATAAGCAAGGCAACGCTGGACGTGATTTCCATCAAAAAGAAGTATAGTCCAGATTTTAAAAATAAATATTTATCTTGGGAACGACCGGCGATAAATCCGATTGCCAGTAACAATCCAATTAAAATAATTACGCTAACTATCATATTAATCTCCTTAATTGTAAGTTACATTCTAATAATAGAGGACCTTGCTAGGGAAAGAAATACTAGGAATAAGATTACTAGATTATTTAGCTTTCAGAAGTTGCCAAAATAAAAAGAACCCGAATGATTCGAGTTCTTCAGCAATGATTAATAAAAAAGACAGTATAGAAGTAATTGTGGGCTCTATCGATTTCGTTACTTTATTGTAAATAATGATGATTCACATATCACTGTTTTTAAAACTGATTATTTTTAAACAATAGTCATCCATATGTAGTGGAAGTTTATTAGATTAATTCGATGTTACTGCTTCTGAATCTGTATAGTCCAATTAACATTTTCAAAGTATAAAATTTTAATATTGAATAAATTTTATATTTGTATTTATTTATTATCTACTATTTCTTTTAATTGGTCTAATATCTCTAATACTCTTTTCTTTGAGCACATGATGTCTTTGTCAGCATCATAAATGTATTTTTTAAACTCAATTTTATTATAGAAATTATAAATTTTCTTTTCTAAGCTAGAATAACCATTGCTAAAATTTCTTCCATTTTTATTATCATTACCATAAATTTTAACACCATATACTATAAGTATAATGGCATGTAAAACGGTGTGTTCTAATACATTACAAGGTACTATATTGTTATGATCTTGATTTTCATATTTCCAAAAATTTTCGTAAAAATTAGATTCATTTTTTTCGTAATTATTTTGTTTATATTTATCAAAATTTTTATAAATGCTAATTGGACTTCCTAAATTAGGGAATTTGTTTTCATTTACATGATGTAAATGAATCCAGCAATGTTTATTATCCCTTTTTGGTTTTCGTGGTGAAATATTAGCTTTTTTATTTTGCTTATGCTTTTTTATATAATGTTTATATTTTTTTAGATGATTACAATATGATTCTTTATTATAATACTCCATGTTATTATAATAACTGATTTCACGGTTACAATTATTATTAATCAAGTAATTAATAAAATTATTGTATGTATCTTCATCATAGTCTTCTCTTTTACTGTGTTTTTTTAAAAATATTTCAACTTCAGGAATACTCTTCTTAATATCAATTATTCCCATAGATGTAAAATCAGTATCAACCATCTAAATTATCTCCTTTTATAATTTAGGTAAATAATAAACCACTTAATTTGAAATGTCTTTATAAATTATATTTTTCTCAAAATTTATTTTTATACTTTAATCCTTCTGATTACTTTTCATGTATAAGTCACATAAAAAATGTTGTGATATAAAATATAATGTTAATATTAATAAATTTCAAAAGCAAGTAGTAAATTGTATAATAAGGCTAATGGAAACTTGTATAAACAGATTTTAAGTTAGGTCGGATCTAAAATGAGTAAAAAGAAAAACAAAAAACAAGCAAAAGTAGAAAAGCAAATTAGTGACCAGTATGGTGATCAAGAAGTTAAACAATCGCAACAGAACTGGAATAGTTATAGCGATGAGAAAAAGGCCGCGATTATCAAAGAAAGTAACGAGATTTTCGTGGACCTTGCTAAACTAAAGGATGAGGATCCAGACAGTGAAAAGGTTCAACAACTGATGGTGAGATGGCATCAATTTCTGATGAACTTTTATGATCCTAGCATCGAGCTATTAAGAGGATTGAACGAAATGTACGCTGACGATCCAAAATTTAAAAAGAAATTCGAGAAAATTGACCCAGATTTACCGGACTTCTTGCATGCTTCAATCGATACGTATGTTGATAAGTTGGAAGACCAATGGGTTGAAGAAAACCAAAATACATTAGACAACGAACTATAGATAGGAAAGGAAATATGGCAAAAGTTGATAGAGCGGGCGAACGAACGACGGGCCCGTTAAAATTAAAACCGAAAGCACCAACCAAAACCGCTGATTTAGTTTTCCCGGTGGAAGAACCTAAACGGGATTTAAAGAATTTGATTGTCTCCGATGAGGTGGCTAACCAAATTCAAAGTTTAATCTCTAAAATTGAAAATTATGACTTACTCTACAATCAGTTTGGACTACGAGAAATTGATTCTACCGGGGGACGCACCGTAATTAACTTGTACGGATTGCCTGGAACTGGGAAAAGTTTCGCTGCCGAAGCCATTGCCAAGGAAATGGGCAAAAAGGTGATCAAAGTTAACTACGCAGACATTGAATCTAAGTACGTAGGGGAAACGCCGAAGAACATCAAGCTCCTGTTTAAAGAAGCAAAGGATACAGATGCCGTTTTAATCTTTGATGAAGCGGATTCCATTCTGGGTCGACGGTTGGACAGCGTAACAAAAAGTACGGATCATGCCGTTAACCTAACTAAATCAGTCATGTTGCTGGAGTTAGATAACTTCGAAGGGATTACGATTTTTACGACGAACTTCGGGAAGAACTATGATCCAGCCTTTTTACGGCGGATTATTGGGAACATTGAATTCTCATTGCCGGAAAAAGAGGCACGGCGGAAGATTTTGGAAAAGTTGATTCCAGCTAAGCTACCAATTGCTTTATCTGCAGCCGATTGGGATGAGATTTTAGCTAATACCGATGGCTTTTCTGGGGGAGACCTATTAAATGTGGTCGTTTACGCAAGCTCCCATGCGGTAGAACGTGATGGCGCTAAGTGTAAGGTAGGACTCAATGACTTTAACGATGCCATTGAGTTAATTAAAAAGTCGAAACAAGAATTGGCCCAGCAAAAATAATTTGTAAGGATTAAGACTTCGAATTTTTAAAATCAATATCGGAATAAAAAAGGGATTAGTCTGAAATGACCAATCCCATTTTTCATTGTTTTAATTTTTCTCTGAGTGTTTTGATAGATTTAATGGCACAACATATAAAGAAGATTAGAACAATGATATAAATTACTCTCAATATCATTGGATCGTTTTTGTAACAAATGGCAGATATAGCAAGTAAGCTTGCAATTAATGATGCAACCGCTTGGATAACCGGCCAGCCGATTCTTTTGATTGTTTGCATAGACTGATTTTCCTCCGTTTCTTTATTATTATTTTTTTAAGCACTTTATGATTCCTAGGCTAGCTTTAATTGCGCAACACACCACGAAGATTAACATAATGATGCAAATTCCTCTTAGAAACAGGGGTGCATTCTGGTTACAAAACCCAACTACTGCTAGCCAGACGGAAATAAGAGACGCAATTAATGAAATAATTGACAAACCGAGATTATTTTTTACTTGCATATAAATTCTCCTTTGCTTGCTTGACTTTATCTTTCAGCGCCAGTGCGATTTTAATTGTACAAATTGCAAAATAAATTACCGCTAAAGTGACAAGGACTAACATTATTGTGGGGAGCGGTTTGGTAAAAATTCCGTACAGTCCGGTTCCCATTAAAAACAAACCACAGATAATCTGGAAAATGTTGCCACCAATACTGGGATATATTTTGACAAATTTAAACTTCATAATTACTCCTCCTCCCTTTCCTTATTCGTAGTTTATCAAGTTAAAATCGCTTAAACTACCGTCATTTCGCGATTGAGTAGTTTTTAAGACAGATGATTAATGATTAAGACATTGCTTTAATGGGTAATAGTCTGTAACCTTTTATAAAAAGGTTCATCAGCTTTTCTGAGAAAGGGTATTAGTTTATGAAATTATCAGAAAAAATTAAGCAGGCGCGGATGGAAAATAATCTAACCCAGCAACAACTTTCTGACGAAATCAACATCTCCAGAAAAACTTTATCGGGATGGGAGAATGATCGAAGTTCGCCCAACGTTGAATTACTTCATGATTTAGCCGAGTGCTTAAATAAAGACGTTTTGTATTTTATTGAAGATCAATCTGAATTAAATGCGGGAGAACAAGCGACGGAAAATACACTAAATTTAGGAAGATTAGTTAACATCATTTCTGTTTGTTTGAATATTTTCTTTGTCTTAGTGATTCTGTACGTCTTTTTCAAATAATCATGATAAAAGAAAAAAGTCTATCTCAGTTGAGATAGACTTTTTCTAATACATTATTTTAATTAATTTTCCACGACCACTTTTCCCATCATCTGATGGCTCTCCACCAGTTTAGTGGCCGCTCGTAAGTTTTCGGCGTTGATGGGGTTAAACGTTTTGGTTAACGTGGATTGTAATTGGCCTTGATCTAAGAGTTGGCTCACTTGGTCCAGGATTTCGTGTTGAGTAATCAAGTTCGGCGTTTGATACCACGACTTGGTGTACATCCATTCCCAGCCAAAGCGAACCATCTTCCGTTTCAATGGTTGAAAGTTGAGGTCCTTTCCGCTTCCCGTCGTCGAAACAATGGTTCCAAGGGGAGCGATTAACTGACTAATGTCATCCCAATAGTGATCCAGATTCTGCAGTTCGAGGACGTAGTTAACCGTTTCAAAGCCTAGATGATGCACTTGTTCCACCAGATTTTGATGATAATCAACCGTGTAATCGGCACCATGTTGCAACGTCCAGTCCTTGGTTTGCGGGGTTCCGGCAGTGGCAATGACTTGCAGTCCGGCTAAATGAGCTAATTGGGTGGCCACGGATCCGACGCCCCCAGCGCCGTTAATAATTAAAATAGATTGTTGGGCATTAGTTTCGTGATTGTGTAAGTCGATGTTCATTTGCTCAAATAATGATTCCCAGGCAGTTAAACTCGTGAGGGGCATGGCGGCTGCTTCGGCTGTAGTTAGTTGCTGTGGAGCATGACCAACGATTCGTTCGTCGACAGCTTGATATTCGCTATTGCTACCAGGCCGTTTGTAAGCTCCCGCGTAAAAGACGCGGTCGCCGACGTTGAACAGACTTACAGCAGAGCTGGTTTTGACCACGGTGCCAACCGCATCGTAACCGATGATTTTGGGTTCGGTTAGAGTTGATGATTGTCCCTTGCGGGTAAAGATATCAACCGGATTGACTGAGACGGCGTCGACTTGAACCAGCAAATCGTGGTCTGCAAGCGTTGGAATAGCCGTTTTAAATTCGAAGAGACTTTCGGGATTATCAATGGGGAGGTAGTGGGTGTAGCCGATGGCATTCATAAGTTCTGGCATGATGTTTCTCCTTTGTGACTTGATTAATTCTTTTTCAATACCACCAGTATAATCGCATTCCGCCAAAAGATTCCCGAATTTAGTTTACTGGGGCTAGCCTTTGAAGTTCTGGCAATGGTAAAATAATTTCAATTTTGACACAACTGGCGAGAAAGGAATTTAACTATGTTTCAAGTTCAGCGACTCCAAGCTATGGATCCTGTGACCGTGTACCAAATTTTGCGGGCGCGGTCGCAGGTCTTTGTGGAGGAACAAAAAATTGACTGTTGTGATCCGGATGACGAGGATTTAACGGCTTTACACCTCTTTGAGCAGTCGGAGCAAGGCGAGGTAATTGCCTATGCCCGGGTATTTCAGGATGGGGATCACGTAACCTTTGGCCGGGTCCTGACTAGTGCCTCAGTGCGTGGCACGGGGAAGGGTCGGGAATTGCTGACCGCCATTTTACAACTTTGTCACGAGCGGTTTCCGGGATTACCAATTACGATTAACGCCCAAATGCAAGCAGTGGGTTACTACGAAAAACAAGGTTTCGTGACAGAAGGTGAACCATTTTTGGAAGTTGAGGTTCTGCACGTGCGGATGACGTATCGGGGATCTAATGGGAGCTAACGCTGGTTAAGCTTAATCCCATCTAGATTTTGCAAGTTAAATTTAGTGATGCTAGGAATTTTCCCGACTTCATAGTCTTTGTATGGAGCAATACTGTTATCTTGGTTGGGAATTACGAGGACATTTTGGTCTGGATAATAGTAGAGATGTCCTTTTTTAAGCTGGGTGGTACCGTGATGTAATTGATTTTTAGAAATATTTCCATGGAGGGGTCCGGTAAATTCATGTAATCCTGCTTCTCGAAGGGGTTTAAATTGAATTTCCTTTTGGTGATTAACGATGTGTTTAACTCGATTACTCAAACGGGACCGATTCCAGTGGACGGCCGGATACATGAGCTCCAAGTCTTGGTGGGCATCTGGTTGTTTTGGACTGGCTTGACTGTGAATACTAAATGTCAAGGAAAAAATCATGATGGTACCTAGGCTAATTAGTAATTTGAGGAATTTATTCATGGTAAGTTCCTTTCTAAGAATTGTCGAATCTGATTGCTGAACCATTAAGCTTCGTCTACTTGTTTTATAACTTGAGCGGGACTGCCGACGGCGATTGACAATGGGGGCACGTCCTTAGTTACCAAACTATTGGCTCCAATAATTGCACCGGCTCCAATTGTGACACCGGGAAGAACTGTGACGTTAGCTCCAAGCCATACGTCGTCCTCAAGCGTAACGGGAGCTAGTTCTAGACTGCGCCGGTTGGCTACTGGTTGAGCATGGTTAACACTAATTAGAGTTACATTAGGTCCTAGTAAGCAACGATCACCAATGGTAATGCTACCTAGGTCGACGAACATGGCATTTTTATTGATAAATCCTTCCTTTCCGATTTTAATGTTGCGGCCAAAGTCAGATTCAAACGGAACGTTGATTTCTGTGCTGGCTGGAATGGGGTTTCCGGTAATTTTAGTTAATAGTTCTCTAATTTCTGCTTGCGAATGGCACTTTACATTAAGATTTTGGATGAGTGCTTCGTTAGCAGTTTTAATTCTTTGAATCTCTGCAAACTTAAGACTGTTTTGGTCAATGATTTGGAATTTAGACATCTGAAAGTCCTCCTTTAGTTGTTGTTGAATTAGCTTTAGTGTAAGGGTGGTAGTGAATGATGTCTAATTCCTATTTTAAATAGTAAACTATGCTTAAAAAGCATAATTGGGAGAAGAACATGGAAATTAGGGTGTTACGTTATTTTTTGAGCATTGTGCAAACGGGTAATATTTCCAAAAGTGCCCAGCAACTGCACTTGTCACAACCGACCATTTCGCGGCAAATTCATCAACTCGAAGCAGAGTTAGGGGTGCCACTATTTGTAAGAGAATCAGGGCGGTTAACTTTAACTAGGACGGGAACTTATCTAGCCGAACAGGCGGAAAAAATCGTTAGTTTAGCTGATCAAACTCTAATTAATGCTCATCAACACAATCAACTTGCCGGACTGGTTACGATTGGTAGTGGTGAATCAAATCATTTATTAGAATTGGCCCAAATAATTAAGCACCTGCAGCAAACGAAGCCACAGGTGCATTTTCAGATTACGAGTATGGATGCCGATGCGGTTGCAGTAGAACTAGAGAACGGCACGCTTGATTTTGGGGTGATGATGGGAGCGATTGACACCAAACTATATGATTTTAAAACGTTACATGGTTGTGGCAGATGGGGGATTTTGGCTCCCCGCACCAGTCCGTTGGCGCAAAAGGAGTCGATAACTGCTACTGATCTGACCGACGTTCCGTTAATCATGTCGCAACAACAGGAAAGCTTGAATCGCCTAAATCAATGGTGGGGTCATTCATTTGCCCCGCAACAAATTGTGGCAACCTATAACTTGTTGTATAATGCTAGTTTACTGGTTCAAGCGGGGGTCGGCTATGCGGTCTGCATTGATAAAATTGTGAATGTGAAGGAAAGCGATTTGACTTTTATCCCCTTGACGCCCCGTTTGGATAGTCCGGCTCAGGTAGTTTGGCTCAAAAAACGGTCTTTATCACCGGCGGCC
This genomic stretch from Fructilactobacillus carniphilus harbors:
- a CDS encoding SA1002 family membrane protein, which gives rise to MIVSVIILIGLLLAIGFIAGRSQDKYLFLKSGLYFFLMEITSSVALLISVSGVYFLMVKLLHYDIRILTFCLAATFIGGIINFYFIRFLKLFKNSNSMLVMQVEYYIQWTTIALTLYQFLTGSSANLKIFAKAGISAENLDINELNLLVLPLLLISWISIAMIKIYLTDRGH
- a CDS encoding DapH/DapD/GlmU-related protein; the protein is MSKFQIIDQNSLKFAEIQRIKTANEALIQNLNVKCHSQAEIRELLTKITGNPIPASTEINVPFESDFGRNIKIGKEGFINKNAMFVDLGSITIGDRCLLGPNVTLISVNHAQPVANRRSLELAPVTLEDDVWLGANVTVLPGVTIGAGAIIGANSLVTKDVPPLSIAVGSPAQVIKQVDEA
- a CDS encoding LysR family transcriptional regulator, translated to MEIRVLRYFLSIVQTGNISKSAQQLHLSQPTISRQIHQLEAELGVPLFVRESGRLTLTRTGTYLAEQAEKIVSLADQTLINAHQHNQLAGLVTIGSGESNHLLELAQIIKHLQQTKPQVHFQITSMDADAVAVELENGTLDFGVMMGAIDTKLYDFKTLHGCGRWGILAPRTSPLAQKESITATDLTDVPLIMSQQQESLNRLNQWWGHSFAPQQIVATYNLLYNASLLVQAGVGYAVCIDKIVNVKESDLTFIPLTPRLDSPAQVVWLKKRSLSPAAQAFKELLVTGESGTES
- a CDS encoding zinc-binding alcohol dehydrogenase family protein, translated to MPELMNAIGYTHYLPIDNPESLFEFKTAIPTLADHDLLVQVDAVSVNPVDIFTRKGQSSTLTEPKIIGYDAVGTVVKTSSAVSLFNVGDRVFYAGAYKRPGSNSEYQAVDERIVGHAPQQLTTAEAAAMPLTSLTAWESLFEQMNIDLHNHETNAQQSILIINGAGGVGSVATQLAHLAGLQVIATAGTPQTKDWTLQHGADYTVDYHQNLVEQVHHLGFETVNYVLELQNLDHYWDDISQLIAPLGTIVSTTGSGKDLNFQPLKRKMVRFGWEWMYTKSWYQTPNLITQHEILDQVSQLLDQGQLQSTLTKTFNPINAENLRAATKLVESHQMMGKVVVEN
- a CDS encoding ATP-binding protein; protein product: MAKVDRAGERTTGPLKLKPKAPTKTADLVFPVEEPKRDLKNLIVSDEVANQIQSLISKIENYDLLYNQFGLREIDSTGGRTVINLYGLPGTGKSFAAEAIAKEMGKKVIKVNYADIESKYVGETPKNIKLLFKEAKDTDAVLIFDEADSILGRRLDSVTKSTDHAVNLTKSVMLLELDNFEGITIFTTNFGKNYDPAFLRRIIGNIEFSLPEKEARRKILEKLIPAKLPIALSAADWDEILANTDGFSGGDLLNVVVYASSHAVERDGAKCKVGLNDFNDAIELIKKSKQELAQQK
- a CDS encoding DUF6271 family protein translates to MTAAQHLYVIPTNREAGASIASLLDEIKIAFAQGKLSPDQLVLVVLDSGNEHDFAVNHDQLLHSLAGSAIKAYHVTADDFDQLLRQAVDPDVVDLVVGEEFSYGKMVNKISIMANLLGTRYVHRRDSDVYLQADRSVTPLLAELEGFAIDDKVKLVGSSYIGAWGIDYSDVEDDQETLRKLFSLSKPNYTTAQLDDYINNKYVEGSKETFTGKLTFSEKKANYIDAGNFALKDIFLNVPVSPANVTSGTDYLYHNALGKSDWKMLYHNDRVIHRYNKDRYDRINHILYGDSKLLSRLMTTVTKRALQDQTLSDDFAVMSQQLADAYVAALKSDNLNDDLKDTFAKFVVVYAAIPHENYQAVAQHVAQHEDEYLAKTVRDVQNFVTLLRKWPDVMAETKKISLQEFEING
- a CDS encoding helix-turn-helix domain-containing protein, translated to MKLSEKIKQARMENNLTQQQLSDEINISRKTLSGWENDRSSPNVELLHDLAECLNKDVLYFIEDQSELNAGEQATENTLNLGRLVNIISVCLNIFFVLVILYVFFK
- a CDS encoding GNAT family N-acetyltransferase, translated to MFQVQRLQAMDPVTVYQILRARSQVFVEEQKIDCCDPDDEDLTALHLFEQSEQGEVIAYARVFQDGDHVTFGRVLTSASVRGTGKGRELLTAILQLCHERFPGLPITINAQMQAVGYYEKQGFVTEGEPFLEVEVLHVRMTYRGSNGS
- a CDS encoding TipAS antibiotic-recognition domain-containing protein, producing the protein MSKKKNKKQAKVEKQISDQYGDQEVKQSQQNWNSYSDEKKAAIIKESNEIFVDLAKLKDEDPDSEKVQQLMVRWHQFLMNFYDPSIELLRGLNEMYADDPKFKKKFEKIDPDLPDFLHASIDTYVDKLEDQWVEENQNTLDNEL